The following DNA comes from bacterium.
CGGAAGCGACTCACGAATTGGGACATACTTTCGGTTTAAGGCATTGTGACAATCCGAAATGTGTGATGCGCTTTTCCAATGATATTCGGGACACTGATATAAAAGGAGCAGATTTTTGTGAACAGTGCAGAGAAAAACTGGAGATAAAGCTAAGATGAGAAAAAAAATTATTCTTTTTTTGATAATATCCTGTTTAATGGTCCTCAACTGTTGCCGAAAAAAAGAGGTCAGAGTCAATTATAAGGAGCTGGAGAAGGAAAGAAAGGTAATGGTGGTTGAACAGATTGAGGAGAGGGGAATAAAGGATAAGCGGGTTCTGGAAGTAATGGAGAGGGTTCCCAGACACGAGTTTGTCCCGGAAGAATACAGAGCTTTTGCCTATGAGGATTCTCCTCTTCCTATAGGGGAAGGGCAGACTATTTCCCAGCCCTACATTGTCGCCCTAATGACAGAATGTCTGAATCTGGAGGGCGAGGAGAAAGTATTGGAAGTGGGTACGGGCTCAGGTTACCAGGCAGCTATACTATCTGAACTGGCTAAGGAAGTGTATACGATTGAGATAGTGGGGCCATTGGCTGAAAGGGCAGAAGAGCTTCTTAAGAATTTGGGTTATAGGAATGTGAAGGTAAGATGTGGTGATGGATATTTAGGATGGGAAGAGTATGCGCCTTTTGATGGAATTATAGTGACCTGCGCACCTGAGCATATTCCCCAGCCTCTAATTGACCAACTTGCCGAAGGTGGCAGGATGGTGATACCTGTAGGAGAAACCCAGTTTCCCCAGGTTCTTAAGCTTGTAGAAAAAAGAGAAGGAAAAGTGACTATGCGGAATGTAGTTCCTGTCAGGTTTGTTCCTATGACCGGGGATGAGGTGGAAAAACGGAAGAGGTGAATTTACACAATGGAGTATCAGGGCTTCATTACCAAAGATTCTGTTCCTTTCGATCCCCTCGAGTTATCAAGGGAGACGGAAAAGTTATGTATGAAGGGTTCTTCCCGCAAATATACGAATTTCTACTGTACAGGGGTATATGGAGGAATTTCTACTGGTTATCTTGTGGGTTGCTGTTTGAGATGCGTGTTTTGTTGGGTTTCATTCTCCCGCGATTTCCCATACAAATATGGAAAATTCTTTACTCCTGAGGAGGTTTTTGAGAGGCTCCTTTCTAATGCCAAAAGAGCAAAAGTTAAGAAATTGCGCGTATCCGGTGGAGAGCCAACTCTGGGGAAAGCGCATCTACTCAGGCTTCTGGACCTGGTTGAGGATACTAATTACTTCTTTTTTCTGGAAACAAATGGGGTTCTTTTGGGTAAAGAGCCAGAATATGTCAGGGCTTTAAAGAAATATAGAAATCTCTATGTCAGAGTTTCCATAAAGGCTGGCACTCCTGAAGGGTTTGAGAGGAGGACAGGGGGGAAGGGTGAATTTTATGAACTGCCCTATCTGGCTGTGGAGACCTTGAAGAAGGAAGGCTTATACTTTCGGGTGGCCCCAATGAGTGATTCCCGGTTGATGCCTAAAGAGGAAAGAAAGG
Coding sequences within:
- a CDS encoding radical SAM protein — encoded protein: MEYQGFITKDSVPFDPLELSRETEKLCMKGSSRKYTNFYCTGVYGGISTGYLVGCCLRCVFCWVSFSRDFPYKYGKFFTPEEVFERLLSNAKRAKVKKLRVSGGEPTLGKAHLLRLLDLVEDTNYFFFLETNGVLLGKEPEYVRALKKYRNLYVRVSIKAGTPEGFERRTGGKGEFYELPYLAVETLKKEGLYFRVAPMSDSRLMPKEERKEMVRKLREVGYKDYLEEEICDPYDTSVKRLRKAGFSIF
- a CDS encoding protein-L-isoaspartate(D-aspartate) O-methyltransferase, producing MRKKIILFLIISCLMVLNCCRKKEVRVNYKELEKERKVMVVEQIEERGIKDKRVLEVMERVPRHEFVPEEYRAFAYEDSPLPIGEGQTISQPYIVALMTECLNLEGEEKVLEVGTGSGYQAAILSELAKEVYTIEIVGPLAERAEELLKNLGYRNVKVRCGDGYLGWEEYAPFDGIIVTCAPEHIPQPLIDQLAEGGRMVIPVGETQFPQVLKLVEKREGKVTMRNVVPVRFVPMTGDEVEKRKR